From Nymphaea colorata isolate Beijing-Zhang1983 chromosome 6, ASM883128v2, whole genome shotgun sequence, a single genomic window includes:
- the LOC126410184 gene encoding glucosamine 6-phosphate N-acetyltransferase-like, with the protein MRGMEEDVESRFRVGRLEVSDYEKGFISLLSQLTICPPISLDEFCSRFMEIEALDDDHVICVVEATKQGRLVATGSIFVEQKFLTGCGKVGHIKDVVIDSAARGMRLGQRVVGFLSKHARSVGCYKVILDCKPDNRGFYERCGFVLKELQMAMYFNPLPPSS; encoded by the coding sequence ATGAGAGGAATGGAAGAAGATGTCGAATCGAGGTTTCGTGTGGGGAGGCTGGAGGTCTCTGACTACGAAAAGGGCTTCATCAGCCTCCTTTCTCAGCTCACCATCTGCCCTCCCATCTCCCTCGATGAGTTCTGCTCCCGCTTCATGGAGATCGAGGCTCTCGATGACGATCACGTCATTTGTGTTGTGGAGGCCACCAAACAGGGGAGGCTTGTTGCCACCGGCAGCATCTTCGTGGAGCAAAAGTTTTTGACAGGCTGCGGCAAGGTCGGGCACATCAAGGACGTCGTCATCGACTCAGCCGCCCGTGGGATGCGACTTGGCCAGCGAGTCGTTGGGTTTCTATCCAAGCACGCCAGGTCCGTTGGATGCTACAAGGTCATCCTGGACTGCAAACCTGATAACAGAGGGTTCTACGAGCGTTGTGGTTTCGTCCTAAAGGAGCTCCAAATGGCCATGTACTTCAATCcgcttcctccttcctcttag